A window of the Electrophorus electricus isolate fEleEle1 chromosome 11, fEleEle1.pri, whole genome shotgun sequence genome harbors these coding sequences:
- the LOC113588322 gene encoding GTPase IMAP family member 7-like, whose protein sequence is MKRELESAMTLCAPGPHTFLLVIQLGRFTEQERGVMEKLNELLHSNVNLYTLVLFTYGDKLKSKTIDQFVQEDKILLKLIDSCSGLYHVLDNTDNESKAQVSELLDKIDMYEQQSPYEEIRIVLLGKTGVGKSAAGNTLLGEEAFESKISASSVTQDCWKVTRKVNGKKVAIIDTPGLFDPSLILEEAVNRIKLCVPLSAPGPHAFLLVVQPGRFTQEDRQAVEIFLKIFGEGARNYSVVLFTHGDKLGKKNIQEFVSECPDLVRVLKQINNQHHVFNNESKEATQVDELLKKISLMVARNGGRWYTNQMLEMAERAIEEETRRLLKEREDQSGRLRESLRQEALLEAQKDLLCLREKEAREQAEKNNKYITIIAQILWEIFEKFIIKKLENKS, encoded by the exons ATgaagagagagctggagagcgCCATGACTCTGTGTGCTCCTGGACCCCACACCTTTCTCCTCGTCATCCAGCTTGGGCGTTtcacagagcaagagaggggTGTGATGGAAAAGCTGAATGAATTGTTGCATTCAAATGTAAATCTGTACACTTTGGTGCTCTTTACATATGGAGACAAGCTTAAGAGTAAAACAATAGATCAGTTTGTCCAAGAGGACAAGATTCTACTGAAACTCATTGACAGTTGTTCAGGATTGTACCATGTCTTAGATAATACCGACAATGAAAGTAAAGCACAAGTCTCTGAGCTCTTGGATAAGATTGACA TGTATGAACAACAGAGTCCATATGAAGAGATCAGGATTGTTCTGTTAGGGAAGACTGGTGTTGGAAAAAGTGCCGCTGGAAACACCCTTCTGGGAGAAGAGGCCTTCGAATCCAAAATATCGGCATCATCTGTGACGCAGGATTGCTGGAAGGTCACCAGAAAAGTAAATGGGAAGAAAGTTGCTATTATTGACACCCCAGGCCTTTTTGACCCAAGTCTTATCCTAGAGGAGGCAGTCAATCGGATCAAactgtgtgtccctctctctgcccctggCCCACATGCCTTCCTGCTTGTGGTTCAGCCAGGAAGGTTCACCCAGGAAGACAGACAAGCTGTCGAGATCTTTCTGAAGATCTTCGGGGAAGGTGCCAGAAACTACAGTGTGGTTCTGTTCACCCACGGAGACAAGCTTGGGAAGAAAAATATTCAAGAATTTGTTAGTGAGTGCCCAGATCTGGTGAGAGTCCTTAAGCAGATCAACAACCAACACCACGTTTTCAACAATGAGTCCAAGGAGGCCACTCAGGTGGATGAACTCCTGAAGAAGATCAGCCTGATGGTGGCCAGGAACGGAGGGAGATGGTACACAAACCAAATGCTGGAGATGGCCGAGCGGGCCATAGAGGAGGAAACCCGCCGGCTCCTGAAGGAACGCGAAGATCAGAGCGGTAGACTGAGGGAGTCTCTGAGGCAGGAAGCTTTGCTCGAAGCCCAAAAGGACCTGTTGTGTCTGCGAGAGAAAGAGGCTCGAGAGCAGGCCGAGAAGAATAACAAATATATCACCATCATTGCTCAGATCTTGTGGGAAATCTTTGAAAAATTCATCATAAagaaattagaaaataaatcttGA
- the LOC118242211 gene encoding GTPase IMAP family member 7 translates to MKKMNDSELRIVLVGKTGVGKSAVGNTLLGGEVFKSELSGISVTPACQKVIRNISGRSVAIIDTPGLYDTQFSNEEIAEKIKYCMSLCAPGPHVFLVIIQLGRFTNEEIETVKLIKMIFGEDSSQYTMVIFTHGDKLKKSRKSIHEFLCESPNLMQLIQTTSRRYSVLENTEKDPMQVKMVFEQIEQLVTGNGAQHYTNEMLLRVEKAIQEEKLRLQTKKPMNEAEARIKAERNNEFLNAAISGVWDSIAEIQRICRVQ, encoded by the coding sequence atgaagaaaatgaatgatAGTGAACTGAGGATTGTTCTGGTTGGAAAGACTGGAGTGGGAAAGAGTGCTGTAGGGAACACTCTCCTGGGGGGAGAGGTATTCAAGTCTGAGTTATCGGGTATCTCAGTGACTCCAGCTTGTCAAAAAGTGATCAGGAACATCAGTGGTAGGAGTGTTGCCATCATCGACACACCAGGACTTTATGACACCCAATTTTCAAATGAAGAAATTGCGGAAAAGATCAAGTATTGCATGTCCCTCTGTGCACCAGGCCCTCATGTGTTCTTGGTGATTATTCAGCTGGGCAGATTCACTAATGAAGAAATTGAGACTGTAAAGCTCATCAAGATGATTTTTGGTGAAGACTCTTCACAATACACCATGGTGATCTTCACCCATGGAGACAAGCTgaagaaaagcaggaaaagtATTCATGAATTTCTTTGTGAGAGTCCTAATCTGATGCAGTTGATCCAAACCACCAGTAGACGATACAGTGTCttagaaaatactgaaaaagaTCCGATGCAGGTTAAAATGGTGTTTGAGCAGATCGAACAGCTGGTTACTGGAAATGGTGCACAGCACTACACAAATGAAATGCTGCTGAGGGTTGAGAAAGCAATTCAAGAGGAGAAATTAAGACTTCAAACAAAAAAGCCAATGAATGAAGCTGAGGCAAGaataaaagcagaaagaaacaaTGAATTCCTTAACGCAGCCATTTCTGGAGTTTGGGACAGCATAGCAGAAATACAAAGAATCTGCAGAGTAcagtaa
- the LOC113588323 gene encoding calcium uniporter regulatory subunit MCUb, mitochondrial-like — protein MACLRLVAELSGVHRWAHPIRAVFQTSARVHLKAQLAQLQWRCHPVTCCSTLSPSNDTSVQYRHGRPVLALTLPSRHETCLFFLRPMLTTVNDLLQDIHREDPGVTSASVLTPDGVKVASTTPMDRVLSTNFQLCINGVTYKIHSALAEAVSSERMLCTEDTMNMVHRLHAALYLHEHHLRQEQDLLRQLDVLKQELSPLEQMKAQLDARAERSSSQALWVGLALLSVQGGALAWLTWWVYSWDVMEPVTYFITYSTSIGVFAYYVLTKQDYVYPVAKDRQFLHYFYRKARREKFNVQQYNKLKDELASVEDNLRRLRNPNQLGLPVDQIHPRD, from the exons ATGGCCTGTTTAAGACTAGTCGCCGAACTGTCCGGTGTGCACCGCTGGGCTCACCCGATCCGGGCCGTTTTCCAAACAAGCGCGCGTGTGCATCTGAAG GCTCAACTTGCCCAGCTCCAGTGGCGGTGTCATCCAGTCACCTGCTGTAGCACTTTATCGCCATCTAATG ACACTTCGGTGCAGTACAGACATGGGCGCCCGGTGCTGGCGCTCACTCTGCCCTCCAGACATGAGACCTGCCTATTTTTTCTGCGGCCCATGCTCACAACCGTCAACGACCTCCTTCAGGACATCCACAGAGAGGACCCGGGCGTCACATCTGCCTCCGTACTTAccccag ACGGTGTGAAGGTTGCATCCACCACTCCCATGGACAGAGTCCTCAGCACAAACTTCCAGCTGTGCATCAATGGAGTCACCTACAAAATCCACTCAGCACTAGCAG aagCAGTGTCTAGCGAGCGCATGCTGTGCACGGAGGACACCATGAACATGGTGCACAGGCTGCATGCAGCGCTGTACCTGCATGAGCACCACCTGAGGCAGGAACAGGACCTGCTGAGGCAGTTGGATGTCCTGAAACAGGAACTCTCTCCCCTGGAGCAG atgaaGGCCCAGTTGGATGCCAGGGCTGAGCGCAGCTCTTCACAGGCACTCTGGGTGGGCTtggctctgctctctgtgcAGGGTGGGGCTCTGGCTTGGCTCACCTGGTGGGTCTATTCATGGGATGTCATGGAGCCGGTCACCTATTTCATCACCTACTCCACCAGCATCGGTGTCTTCGCCTACTACGTTCTCACCAAACAG GATTATGTATACCCAGTTGCCAAGGACAGGCAGTTCCTGCATTACTTCTACAGGAAAGCCAGAAGAGAGAAGTTCAACGTGCAGCAGTACAACAAGCTCAAGGATGAGCTGGCGTCT gtAGAGGATAATTTAAGACGTTTACGAAACCCAAATCAGCTGGGACTGCCGGTAGACCAGATTCATCCCAGGGACTGA